In Inquilinus sp. Marseille-Q2685, the following proteins share a genomic window:
- the oxlT gene encoding oxalate/formate MFS antiporter, which translates to MSAISNASAGTGRAPTNRWIQLIAGIVCMVAAANIQYAWTLFVPEIQETYGWSRAAIQTAFTIFVIVQTWLTPIEGYFIDKYGPRALVLVGGVMTGLSWIVNSYATSLTGFYVGAAIGGIGVGCVYATCVNAALKWFPDRRGLAVGLTAGGYGAGSALTIIPIANVIAGSGYQAAFFWFGLIQGAIIFGAAWFLRAPAKEEVTHSTKVAQVRRDYTLGEALQTPVFYVMLGMFICTVTGGLMAVAQLGVIAQDLGVKDMPVNLFFFTMAALPFALMLDRIMNGISRPFFGWVSDHIGREKTMFIAFAMEGLGIVALGTFGHNPWAFLILSGVVFLAWGEVYSLFSATAGDTFGTKHLGKIYGVLYCAKGVAALLVPFGNLLMEATGTWSTVLYTVAAMDLIAAFSAVLILRPMLQRHHARNASALATAEPQRATSHSGRLARAN; encoded by the coding sequence ATGAGTGCGATTTCCAACGCGAGCGCGGGGACGGGAAGGGCTCCGACGAATCGCTGGATTCAGCTGATCGCCGGCATCGTCTGCATGGTCGCCGCCGCGAACATCCAGTACGCCTGGACCCTGTTCGTGCCGGAGATCCAGGAGACCTATGGCTGGAGCCGCGCCGCGATCCAGACCGCCTTCACCATCTTCGTCATCGTCCAGACCTGGCTGACCCCGATCGAAGGCTACTTCATCGACAAGTATGGCCCCCGGGCCCTGGTGCTGGTCGGCGGCGTGATGACCGGCCTGTCCTGGATCGTGAACTCCTACGCCACCTCGTTGACCGGCTTCTATGTCGGCGCCGCGATCGGCGGCATCGGCGTCGGCTGCGTCTACGCCACCTGCGTCAACGCCGCGCTGAAATGGTTCCCGGACCGTCGCGGCCTGGCGGTCGGCCTGACCGCTGGCGGCTACGGCGCCGGCTCGGCCTTGACCATCATCCCGATCGCCAACGTCATCGCCGGCTCGGGGTACCAGGCGGCCTTCTTCTGGTTCGGCCTGATCCAGGGCGCCATCATCTTCGGTGCCGCCTGGTTCCTGCGGGCGCCGGCCAAGGAGGAGGTGACGCATTCGACCAAGGTCGCCCAGGTGCGGCGTGACTACACGCTGGGCGAGGCGCTGCAGACCCCGGTGTTCTACGTCATGCTCGGCATGTTCATCTGCACCGTCACCGGCGGTCTGATGGCGGTCGCGCAGCTCGGCGTCATCGCCCAGGACCTGGGCGTCAAGGACATGCCGGTGAACCTGTTCTTCTTCACCATGGCGGCGCTGCCCTTCGCCCTGATGCTGGACCGCATCATGAACGGCATCTCCCGGCCGTTCTTCGGCTGGGTGTCCGACCATATCGGGCGCGAGAAGACGATGTTCATCGCCTTCGCCATGGAAGGGCTCGGCATCGTCGCGCTCGGCACCTTCGGCCACAACCCGTGGGCGTTCCTGATCCTCTCGGGCGTGGTGTTCCTGGCGTGGGGCGAGGTCTACTCGCTGTTCAGCGCCACCGCGGGCGACACCTTCGGCACCAAGCATCTCGGCAAGATCTACGGCGTGCTGTACTGCGCCAAGGGCGTCGCCGCCCTCCTGGTGCCGTTCGGCAACCTGCTGATGGAGGCGACCGGCACCTGGTCGACGGTGCTGTACACCGTCGCGGCGATGGATCTGATCGCGGCCTTCTCGGCGGTGCTGATCCTGCGGCCGATGCTGCAGCGGCACCATGCGCGCAACGCCTCGGCCCTGGCGACGGCCGAGCCGCAGCGGGCCACCAGCCATAGCGGCCGGCTGGCCCGCGCGAACTAG
- the phnF gene encoding phosphonate metabolism transcriptional regulator PhnF has product MTAHPSLSRGAGVALWRQISETLEREIRAGVPPAGARLPTEAELSERFGVNRHTVRRAMAELEEQGLVDVTQGRGTFVHLGAIAYLIGRRTRFHENMKRENRAARLELLEAATEAASAQIARELEVPAGTPVIRLDTRSHADGLPLSLASHYFPAARFPGIVEIFRETGSVTASFARLGVADYTRRRTRVSARLPDAREQRLLEITRTRPVMATEAINVDAEGTVVEFGLSSFASDRIQLVFEG; this is encoded by the coding sequence ATGACTGCGCATCCCTCGCTCAGCCGCGGTGCCGGCGTCGCGCTGTGGCGCCAGATCAGCGAGACGCTGGAACGGGAGATCCGCGCCGGCGTGCCCCCCGCCGGAGCCCGGCTGCCGACGGAGGCGGAGCTGTCGGAGCGGTTTGGCGTTAACCGCCACACGGTGCGGCGGGCGATGGCGGAGCTGGAGGAGCAAGGGCTGGTCGACGTCACCCAGGGGCGCGGCACCTTCGTCCATCTCGGAGCCATCGCCTATCTGATCGGCCGGCGCACCCGCTTCCACGAGAACATGAAGCGGGAGAACCGTGCCGCCCGGCTGGAGCTGCTGGAGGCGGCGACCGAGGCGGCCTCCGCCCAGATCGCGCGGGAGCTGGAGGTGCCGGCCGGGACGCCGGTGATCCGGCTGGACACCCGATCGCATGCCGACGGGCTGCCGCTGAGCTTGGCCAGCCACTACTTCCCCGCCGCGCGCTTCCCGGGGATCGTCGAGATCTTCCGCGAGACCGGCTCGGTGACCGCCAGCTTCGCCCGCCTCGGCGTCGCCGACTATACCCGCCGGCGCACCCGGGTCTCTGCCCGGCTGCCGGATGCGCGGGAGCAGCGGCTGCTCGAGATCACGCGGACCCGGCCGGTGATGGCGACCGAGGCGATCAATGTCGACGCCGAAGGCACGGTGGTCGAATTCGGCCTGTCCAGCTTCGCCAGCGACCGCATCCAGCTCGTCTTCGAGGGCTGA
- a CDS encoding cation:proton antiporter, translated as MPHDTPLIATIVAGLGLAFVFGAIANRLKAPPLVGYLLAGILVGPHTPGFVADQALAPELAEIGVILLMFGVGLHFSLKDLLSVRAIAVPGAVVQIGFATALGLGLALMLGWTVAGGLVFGLALSVASTVVLLRALQERRLVETERGRIAVGWLIVEDLAMVLALVLLPALAGLVNGGMDVGSDPLAVSLGLDLGVGGILVLTLVKVAAFVALMLVVGRRVIPWVLHYVAHTGSRELFRLAVLAIALGVAFGSAKLFGVSLALGAFFAGMVLSESELSHAAAQETLPLRDAFAVLFFVSVGMLFDPTSLWRDPLPMLAVVFIIVIGKSVAAFVIVRLFGHPVTTALLISASLAQIGEFSFILAELGVKLGLLPEAGRDLILGGAILSILLNPVVFTAFGKLRPLLERAAPAPAAPSEEVPPAEVAAAPDAPPPAEAATLAEPAVPTALADHVVLVGYGRVGSLIGAALQAAGRPFLVIEDADQPVARLREAGIETIIGNAAVPEVLALANLPGARQLAVAVPNAFEAGQIVAQARAANPGMAIIARAHSDAEVEHLRTLGADAVIMGEREIARGMAEALTTGEARSPEITQTA; from the coding sequence ATGCCGCACGACACCCCCCTGATCGCCACCATCGTCGCCGGCCTCGGCCTCGCCTTCGTGTTCGGCGCCATCGCCAACCGGCTGAAGGCGCCGCCGCTGGTCGGCTATCTGCTGGCCGGCATCCTGGTCGGGCCGCACACGCCGGGTTTCGTCGCCGACCAGGCCCTGGCGCCGGAGCTGGCGGAGATCGGCGTCATCCTGCTGATGTTCGGCGTCGGGCTGCACTTCTCGCTGAAGGACCTGCTGTCGGTGCGGGCGATCGCGGTGCCCGGCGCCGTGGTCCAGATCGGCTTCGCCACGGCGCTCGGCCTCGGCCTCGCCCTCATGCTCGGCTGGACCGTCGCCGGCGGCCTGGTCTTCGGCCTCGCCCTGTCGGTCGCCTCGACCGTCGTGCTGCTTCGGGCGCTGCAGGAACGACGGCTGGTGGAGACCGAGCGCGGCCGCATCGCCGTCGGCTGGCTGATCGTCGAGGACCTGGCGATGGTGCTGGCGCTGGTCCTGCTGCCGGCCCTGGCCGGGCTGGTCAATGGCGGCATGGATGTCGGTTCCGACCCCCTCGCCGTCTCCCTCGGCCTCGACCTCGGCGTCGGCGGCATCCTGGTGCTGACCCTGGTGAAGGTCGCCGCCTTCGTCGCCCTCATGCTGGTCGTCGGCCGCCGGGTGATCCCCTGGGTGCTGCATTACGTCGCCCACACCGGATCGCGGGAGCTGTTCCGCCTGGCGGTGCTGGCGATCGCGCTGGGCGTCGCCTTCGGCTCCGCCAAGCTGTTCGGCGTGTCGCTGGCGCTCGGCGCCTTCTTCGCCGGCATGGTGCTGAGCGAATCCGAGCTGAGCCACGCCGCGGCGCAGGAGACGCTGCCGCTGCGCGACGCCTTCGCGGTGCTGTTCTTCGTCTCGGTCGGCATGCTGTTCGATCCGACCAGCCTGTGGCGTGATCCGCTGCCGATGCTGGCCGTGGTGTTCATCATCGTCATCGGCAAGTCGGTCGCCGCCTTCGTCATCGTCCGCCTGTTCGGCCATCCGGTGACGACGGCGCTCCTGATCTCCGCCAGCCTGGCGCAGATCGGCGAGTTCTCCTTCATCCTCGCCGAGCTCGGCGTGAAGCTCGGCCTGCTGCCGGAGGCAGGGCGAGACCTGATCCTGGGCGGCGCGATCCTGTCGATCCTGCTCAACCCCGTCGTGTTCACTGCCTTCGGCAAGCTGCGGCCGCTGCTCGAGCGTGCGGCGCCGGCCCCGGCCGCCCCGTCCGAAGAGGTGCCGCCGGCCGAGGTCGCGGCAGCGCCCGACGCGCCGCCCCCGGCCGAGGCAGCGACGCTGGCCGAGCCGGCGGTGCCGACCGCGCTCGCGGATCACGTCGTCCTGGTCGGCTATGGCCGCGTCGGCAGCCTGATCGGCGCGGCGTTGCAGGCGGCCGGCCGGCCCTTCCTGGTGATCGAGGATGCCGACCAGCCGGTCGCGCGGCTGCGCGAGGCCGGGATCGAGACCATCATCGGCAACGCCGCCGTGCCGGAGGTGCTGGCGCTGGCCAACCTGCCGGGCGCCCGGCAGTTGGCCGTCGCCGTCCCGAATGCCTTCGAGGCCGGCCAGATCGTCGCCCAGGCCCGGGCCGCCAATCCCGGCATGGCCATCATCGCCCGGGCGCATTCCGACGCCGAGGTCGAGCACCTGCGCACGCTCGGCGCCGATGCCGTGATCATGGGCGAGCGCGAGATCGCCCGCGGCATGGCGGAAGCCCTGACGACAGGCGAGGCGAGGTCACCCGAAATCACGCAGACGGCGTGA
- a CDS encoding dipeptidase — protein sequence MSAVETLLLDRFERHVEELKQYCSIPSVSTDPAYAPEVQRAARFVADRMARAGLERVEMLPTDGHPAVTAEWCHAPGAPTVLVYGHYDVQPPDPVGLWTSPPFDPEIRDGRLYARGASDDKGPSLIPILVAEAFLEREGRLPVNLKFLYEGEEECGSAHLEALVEAQAERLAANVVLSADGAMWRPDLPTVTVASRGMLALELELHGAGKDLHSGRHGGSAPNPLPALARLLSTLHDEAGEVAVEGFYDGITPPDPKLIDAIRASGFDPQGYFEAIGAPVPQPLPSAEDLLVRQWLKPTLELNGVTGGYGGPGTKTVIPAGAGAKISCRLVAGQDPERVFAAIEAHLRRHAPAGYRLEIRRHGPGSPAFSLPADQPVLALTEAVLGELFGQPPLRVAMGATIPIGAVFRRILGIETVFFSFSTADEDYHSPNEFFRLERFRDGMVGWARLLPRLAGHSPG from the coding sequence ATGAGCGCGGTTGAAACCCTGCTGCTGGACCGGTTCGAGCGGCATGTCGAGGAGCTGAAGCAGTACTGCTCGATCCCGAGCGTCAGCACCGATCCCGCCTATGCGCCGGAGGTGCAGCGGGCGGCCCGCTTCGTCGCCGACCGCATGGCGCGGGCCGGGCTGGAGCGGGTCGAGATGCTGCCGACCGACGGCCATCCGGCAGTGACGGCGGAATGGTGCCATGCGCCGGGCGCCCCGACCGTTCTGGTCTACGGCCATTACGACGTGCAGCCGCCCGACCCGGTCGGGCTCTGGACCTCGCCGCCCTTCGACCCCGAGATCCGCGACGGCCGCCTCTATGCCCGCGGCGCCTCGGACGACAAGGGGCCGTCGCTGATCCCGATCCTGGTGGCCGAGGCCTTCCTGGAGCGCGAGGGCCGGCTGCCGGTGAACCTGAAGTTCCTCTACGAGGGCGAGGAGGAATGCGGCAGCGCCCATCTCGAGGCGCTGGTCGAGGCGCAGGCCGAACGGCTGGCCGCCAATGTGGTGCTGTCGGCCGACGGAGCGATGTGGCGGCCCGACCTGCCGACCGTCACCGTCGCCAGCCGCGGCATGCTGGCGCTGGAGCTGGAACTGCACGGCGCCGGCAAGGACCTGCATTCCGGCCGGCACGGCGGCAGCGCCCCCAACCCGCTGCCGGCCCTGGCCCGGCTGCTGTCGACGCTGCACGACGAGGCCGGGGAAGTCGCGGTCGAGGGCTTCTATGACGGCATCACCCCGCCGGACCCGAAGCTGATCGACGCCATCCGCGCCTCCGGCTTCGATCCCCAGGGCTATTTCGAGGCGATCGGGGCGCCGGTGCCCCAGCCGCTGCCCTCGGCCGAGGATCTGCTGGTCCGGCAGTGGCTGAAGCCGACGCTGGAGCTGAACGGCGTTACCGGCGGCTATGGCGGGCCCGGCACCAAGACGGTGATCCCGGCCGGGGCCGGCGCCAAGATCTCCTGCCGCCTGGTCGCCGGCCAGGACCCGGAGCGGGTGTTCGCCGCGATCGAGGCGCATCTGCGGCGGCACGCCCCGGCCGGCTATCGCCTGGAGATCCGCCGCCACGGCCCGGGCTCGCCGGCCTTCTCCCTGCCGGCGGACCAGCCGGTGCTGGCGCTGACCGAGGCGGTGCTGGGCGAGCTGTTCGGCCAGCCGCCGCTGCGGGTGGCGATGGGCGCGACCATCCCGATCGGCGCCGTGTTCCGGCGTATCCTGGGGATCGAGACGGTGTTCTTCAGCTTCTCGACCGCGGATGAGGACTACCACTCGCCGAACGAGTTCTTCCGGCTGGAGCGGTTCCGCGACGGCATGGTCGGCTGGGCCCGGCTGCTGCCGCGCCTGGCCGGGCACAGCCCGGGCTGA
- the phnG gene encoding phosphonate C-P lyase system protein PhnG translates to MINKNEQRRDWMAVLAKADPATLQRLWSDLGDEAGFTTLRPAETGMVMVRGRAGGDGMAFALGEMTVTRCTVRLDGSEVLGSAYVAGRGRRHAEIAARADALLQTDRREAVETALIAPLRAAQAEARAAARRKAAATRVDFFTMVRGENPR, encoded by the coding sequence ATGATCAACAAAAATGAACAGCGCCGGGACTGGATGGCCGTGCTGGCCAAGGCCGATCCGGCGACGCTGCAGCGCCTGTGGTCCGATCTCGGGGACGAGGCCGGCTTCACCACGCTGCGGCCGGCCGAGACCGGCATGGTGATGGTGCGCGGCCGCGCCGGCGGCGACGGCATGGCCTTCGCGCTCGGCGAGATGACGGTGACGCGCTGCACGGTGCGGTTGGACGGCAGCGAGGTGCTGGGCTCCGCCTATGTCGCCGGCCGCGGCCGCCGCCATGCCGAGATCGCGGCGCGGGCCGACGCCCTGCTGCAGACCGACCGGCGCGAGGCCGTCGAGACCGCGCTGATCGCGCCGCTGCGCGCAGCGCAGGCCGAAGCCCGGGCAGCGGCCCGGCGCAAGGCGGCGGCGACCCGCGTCGACTTCTTCACCATGGTGCGGGGGGAGAATCCGCGATGA
- a CDS encoding VOC family protein — translation MKYLHTMVRVTDLEQSLHFYRDLLGLKETRRSENEKGRYTLVFLAPPGQEDAPIELTYNWDPEVYTGGRNFGHLAYEVDDIYDFCDRLQKAGVTINRPPRDGRMAFVRSPDNISIEILQKGEAKPPAEPWLSMPNTGAW, via the coding sequence ATGAAATACCTGCACACCATGGTCCGCGTCACCGACCTGGAGCAGTCGCTGCACTTCTACCGCGACCTGCTGGGCCTGAAGGAGACCCGCCGCAGCGAGAACGAGAAGGGCCGCTACACGCTGGTCTTCCTGGCCCCGCCCGGGCAGGAGGACGCGCCGATCGAGCTGACCTACAACTGGGACCCCGAGGTCTATACCGGCGGCCGCAATTTCGGCCACCTGGCCTACGAGGTCGACGACATCTACGACTTCTGCGACCGGCTGCAGAAGGCGGGCGTGACCATCAACCGGCCGCCGCGTGACGGCCGCATGGCCTTCGTTCGCTCGCCCGACAACATCTCGATCGAGATCCTGCAGAAGGGCGAGGCGAAGCCGCCGGCCGAGCCCTGGCTGTCGATGCCGAACACCGGCGCCTGGTAG
- the phnH gene encoding phosphonate C-P lyase system protein PhnH codes for MTAILDAAALLPGFADPVLGSQSVFRAVLDAMSRPGRPVACPEPLTAPAPLGRAMAAAALTLVDFDTPVWLDPALSTPAVQSFLRFHTGAPLAADPAGAAFLLVADAASLPRLGGLALGEDRYPDRSATLVVEVPALDGPEAGRFKGPGIATAEPARIAGLPAWFREDWAANGAAYPLGVDLLLTCGDRMLGLPRTTRWEG; via the coding sequence ATGACCGCCATCCTGGACGCCGCGGCGCTGCTGCCCGGCTTCGCCGACCCGGTTCTCGGCAGCCAGTCGGTGTTCCGCGCCGTGCTCGACGCCATGTCCCGGCCGGGACGGCCGGTCGCCTGCCCGGAACCGCTCACCGCGCCGGCCCCGCTCGGCCGCGCCATGGCGGCGGCGGCGCTGACTTTGGTCGATTTCGACACGCCGGTCTGGCTCGATCCCGCCCTGTCGACTCCGGCGGTGCAAAGCTTCCTGCGCTTCCACACCGGTGCGCCGCTGGCCGCCGACCCGGCCGGGGCCGCCTTCCTGCTCGTCGCCGACGCCGCGTCCCTGCCGCGCCTCGGCGGCCTGGCTCTGGGCGAGGACCGCTACCCCGACCGCTCGGCGACGCTGGTGGTCGAGGTGCCGGCGCTGGACGGGCCGGAGGCGGGCCGCTTCAAAGGCCCCGGCATCGCCACGGCCGAGCCCGCCCGCATCGCCGGCCTGCCGGCCTGGTTCCGCGAGGACTGGGCGGCCAACGGCGCCGCCTATCCGCTGGGCGTCGACCTTCTGCTGACCTGCGGCGACCGGATGCTGGGCCTGCCGCGCACCACCCGCTGGGAGGGCTGA